The Monodelphis domestica isolate mMonDom1 chromosome 5, mMonDom1.pri, whole genome shotgun sequence DNA segment AAAATCTCTGAGTCAACCGAATACAGTAACTGGTTGATATGTAAAGGTTGATAGGCACAGGGAAATCCAAGTGAGTAGGATAAATAGCTCAGGGATGAGCTAGATGATGGAGAAATCTCAGGATCTGGGAAATCTCGGGATCTGGGAAATGGCTTTTCCCTCAGAAACCACAGATCCTCCATGACAGGAAGTACTCTCCTCCCAACTGCCATTCTTAGTCTCTAGTAAATCCTTTCCCCACTTTGGAATCCCGTTCCCTTCCTGGTTTCACTCATCTATGCAGTGTCAATCACAAACCTCTGCAAAAAAGCTTTTCCCTGcctttccatttcttcatatgtaaactggaatgacctccaggaattgatgcagtgaaaggagcagaaccaggagaatcttatgcacagagactgacacactgtggtacaatcgaatgtaatggacttctctactagcagcaatgcaatgatccaggacaattctgagggacttatgagaagggatgctatccacatccagagaaaaaactgtgggagtagaaacagaatttgttttatttgtgatGAATCTCTTCTCCCCAGTTTTATTCTCCCTCATACTAACCTATACCCTTATCCTGAAATAACCAGGTTTTGCCACTCAAAAGGTTAGTAAAAGCAGAAGTTGGTTGTCTCTGCTTCCCTCAGGCTCTGAGGGCAAGATGACTACCCTCAGGCCTGGAGCTCTCAAAAATGCAATCTGACTGATGTATACTTGTTAACAACAGGTTTAATGAAGTGAAACAACAAAGACTGGGTGAAGGTGGAAGGCCACTAGCCCTAGGCTAGTAAAACTATGCTTAGCCCCAAATTAAAGACTTTCACAAGTCTCACTTCTCTTCGTCTTCCAAGCTATCTCACAACCTTCCTGACTAAGCTGTTTCCCCAAAATATCCTATCCTAGCTTTCCTAGTCTAAAGCTTCTCCAAAATAGTTTTTGGTAAAGGTAACAGATCAAGTTGGCTGGATCAGGGTTAGTGACCAAAATGGCCTGATCACCAAGGATGCAGGCTAGTGCCTGTGGAGGAGAATAAACAGTTTAGGTCAAGACAAACTGGCTTGCTTTCTCAAAGTCTCACAGATAGAATTAAACTCGATCAGGAAGAAATCATTTACTGGAGGAAAAAATGTTCcccagtcctccttaatcttagttcctctgaaattatcttcAGCTTACCTTGTCTATGTCTTTTTTGTAATAagttgtttgcattttgtctccaCTATTAGGCTTGAGTGTGCAggactattttttgttttttctttgtattcctagaacttagcacagcGCCCAGAACATAGGCAATTAGTAAGAACTGACTTATTGTATTTTCTTATTAGATTTCTTGAACATTTGATTAGATCTAGTACACATTTAAATTTTTGTAGAGGAGATGTAGGGGAGCTGTGCATCCTGCCCTCTTTCAGGCAGCCATCTTAATCAGAAACTCTTTCTGACTCATGAATTCTGCATTCCAGACAAACTGAAATACTTGCCGAACCTCAGACACAAAATTCCATCTTCCACTTACGTGGATCACTCAGAATATCTCTTAGTGTTTTACTTGTTCTACTCCTCACTCCTGCCTTTTGGAATTCCTAGACAATCCAGGTAACATCACCTGAATGAGAATTGTCCTTATCCTTCTAGTTGTTAATGTTCCTCACATCCCTAATATTTGCATTATATTGGTGTTTATCTGTATGACAATGGTGTATCCTGGGTGTTCAATAGGTGTGGTCCAGTGACTCTGGAGGTGCTGCTGAATCATTAAAAACCTATAAGAGCTTGTGTTGTTTCTGCAAGCCTTCAGAAAAGCCGGTTGACAATTGATTAATCAGTTCGCCAGCAAataaatgtaatggaaagaacTTGAGAATTAGggctcctgggttcagatattaTTTCTGACACTAACCAGGTGAGTTCAGGAATATCATCCTCTAGGCTTCAGTTCCCTCAGTAATAAAGTGACTGGACTAGACTAGtctttgaagttccttccagttcaaaatctatgatcctaaatttCGTCCACCAGGTGGTGCTATACTCAAACCACCAGCCAAGTATAGTAATTTATGCTCCTCCCCAAAGGCTGCAGTATTCCTACTGCCCACGAGATATTGCCCCTCCTACAAActtaatctctctccctcttccaacaGCAGGAACTCTCAGGGCTCCCTTCCCTCAGTGGTCACTGGCTCTTTGATTTAACAATCATCCAGAACTGGAATCTAGTAGTCTCCAAAGTGGTTTATGTGCAAAATAATCCATGGAGTTGtgggaataaaatataagataagatatataatcttaaaaaagaaattaagcttTTCTCCCCTATTGACTACATAGAGTAACACTAATGCTCACTTAGTCCACATGTCAGACGGTTGTGTCACACATGGTAGGTGAGATATCCTGAGATCAGTTCCACAACAAAGGGATCTTTGTACTCCTCTAAGTAAAGAGGTTAGTAGTGATTCCCTTACTATTACTCATTCGATCTCTTGGCATACTATATATTGTAGTTTGTGTACCTGAATTTACAGATTCTAGCAATTATAACctggagaattaaatttaaaaagattccTGTAAAAAAACTTCATATTGATGATAATGCCAGCACAAATGAACAAGAAAATGGAAGAGctgacagtttcttttttttttttaattagctaaCATGTTTTGATATCTTCTAGATGAAATTTCcatgggttaaaaaaatattttatttttcccctattacatgcaaaaccaattttttttaacatttaaaagttttcaagttccaaattctcttccttcttctgatCCTCATTCCCTTCCTGCCCTCCCCATCTGAGACAACaattagattttacatgtgtaatcatgtaaaacattttttcatattagtcgTTTTGTGGAAGAGTtctcaaatagaaaataaaaagaaagaaaaagtttccCTGGGTTTTGAGTTAATTTgttaaattataaaaatggaaCATATTTTGATTAGTTTGGAAGAGCAACTGATTTGACATCAGGAAAGATGGAAATTTAATCACATTAAAACAAACATCTTTGCCTAATTAGTGgatagaatgaaaaattgagtCATCATTTAGTGAGTACAGCCAATGATGCATTCTCCCATTTGGATCTATGAATTTTGGCATGGTTTCTTTTTTCAGCTATGACAGTTATTAAACCAACTATGGAAATAAACAAGTACTGAAACATGTTGAACTTGGAAGTGGACTTCTGAAAGGCTGCATCACAAAATGTTAAACCAAAAAATGTTAAAACGAGCATATTCAGTTCTATTGCTCTCAATAAAATAATTCTAGTTTATAGGGAACAAGTCTTTTTGCATAGTTTATAAACGAAATAAATTGcttccaagtattttttttaaattatctcatcTTCGATCTCTATTTTTTTGGCGTATGGTTCATAATATACTTAATACACAAATAccatagcttaaaactgcactaagacttctgGGACACCGTGAATTTATGCAATACAATCGCTGCTAGACCCTACCAGGGTGGCATGCCAGCCTACCTCCTCTTCATTTAGGGGTCCTTCTCAGAACCGTTATGCGTGGACTGGGTTCAATCCAGCAGAAACCTCGGAtgctgagagagagggaggaccTCCAGGCAGTTAACTCGCCAACTGTACCTAGCTCTCCAGGGGTGACGGGGACGCGTGGGCGGGGCGGTAGAGACTTTTCTTCAGTGATTGGCTGACCGACTATCTAGGCAACTTTCATTGGTAGTAGAAATATTCCAGCATTTGGTAGCCCTTTGGACACGGGACTCCTCGGTGATTGGTTCTTCGAGAACTAGGAAACACGAGGTATGGTTACGCAGTTCGGAAGATAATTGGCCGGAGACTTGGCAAGTACCAAGTGGCGGAGGAAGAGCGCCCCTTCCTTCTCTGATTCAGGGAGAGGAAGCAAAAAGAGTGAACATCTGGAAAAAGTGTTTTGATTGGCAAAAGTGGAGGGCTGGACGTTGGCAGCGTTTGGCGGGTCTCCGGCGCTGCGCGACGGTTCCGCCTTCGCCGGACTCTAATTGGACCTCTTGGTTGCTTGCATCACCTCAGAAGGCGGGGCTTCCCCAATAAATTCTGAAAGCCGGGGCTGAGGCTGCAGTAACTTTAGCTGCAGTTTACGCTTGTCTCTCTGGGAAGAGGCGGGGAGCGCAAGTCGAGTCCTGCAGAGGACGTCGTCGCAGTCGCAGCGTCTAGCGCCTGCTGCCTCCGCTGCCGCCCGGAGAAGGAGACGGACCCCTCCCCGCCCTCTCTACTAGAGAGATGTAAGTGGAGCCTGTTGATGGCTGAGGAGCCCTTGGGGGCCGTCCCACCCCCGCCCTGGACTCTGCAGGGGGTAAAATGGCGcattgcagcagcagcagccgcctGGGCCATGGAGTGCCCATCCCCGAGCTGGGCTGGCCCGGCGTGGAGTGCCGCTTCCCCTCGCCTCGCTAGAGCTCCCAGGCGCCCCCGTTGGGGTGGCGGGTCACCGGGGTCCCGGGCGCTCGGCACCCTCCCCCAGGGGTTCTGACTCATGGGGATGTCTCCGTTTGAGAAATGGGGTACGTGGTATTCCTCAAAGTAGAGAGGGGGCTCTCAAGTGGGGCAAAGGGTCTCACTGGAGCTGGACCCTAGGTTTTTGGCCAGACTCCTATATCATGTCTCTGCTGCCTTTTGAGCTACGTATGGGGGGCGTGTGCCTAGGGTTGGCTCCAAGAGGGGCACCCTCGCTGGGGGTGGGGCAGGCTTCCCCAGAGGCTCCCAGTCttgcgggggggggggtgttgggggAGCAGGGGGAGCAGGCAGCATTTCAAACTGGTAGGGGTTACTAAGAAATTTGCCTTGCAagctttttttctcccctcactGTCTGTCCTGCTGCCTGGAGCCAAACAAACCTAAAGCATTTTTCCGCCCAATTTACCCAAGTGGTCCCCATTTTTTTTACTGTACCAAAACGATCCTGAGAGAGTGAGCTGTGGTCTATAATCTTCCGAGTTTTTTTCCCTGGTTGTCAGTGATGGAAACGTGCTTTCATGCAAACATGACTACTGAGAGCCATGGCCACTTTGGTGGTAGAGGTCCAGgtttggaaattaaaaataatttacctatATGACATAAGTTTACAAATCATTGTGGTTGAAGGCCTTGGAATTTAATACCTTCTTCCATCACTCATCTTCAGGGATGTTACAAAATTCCCCCAttagataagggggaaatagtaTCTCTTAGACTCCTGACTAATTCAGACCACTATTGTGCTTTTTATTACATCTGATTTAATTTGGATAGCTACAAAATTCTTTAAATCATTTGACCATTTTAAACATTGTAAGAGTTCTGAGATTCTAATTGTTTTTAGGATATAcatgaaggaaagggggagacGGGCTTTTCTGATGAAAGTTCCAGTTGGCAAAACCATGTGGGATGTACTTAGCAAGATGGGTCCTTGCTGGTGCAAAGCATTCAGCAATCTCTGACCTTAATGCTGTCATTGGTGCTTTCATTCTGGCTGTCTTCCAGAACTAAAACAGCCAGTCTAGGACTCATTGAATTTTTTAGGTTTATTTCATGCATCAGATTACTCAGTCCAGGTAGCTTTCAAAAACAGTTGCTTTTTTACCTTTCCATTCTTTGATCTCCCTTCTGCTTTAGGAGAAGGTGGGGAGCAGGACACATTGGGCTTCCCTTTGAATTTGATTCTGTTAAGAAGATTCCTTAAGTAATGGGGGTAATTGGGAAGGGATTTTTGTTCTGGTATAACTAGATAATAAAGTCTAGGAGgactagaaaaatgagaattgtgAATTGACTGGGCTCATTTCTGAAAGTTGACCAAGCAATCTGATTTGGGATGATCCTGTGTGTGGAGGATTTGGACAATGAATCTGGTTTGTAGTAGCTTTTTTAGTCTGCTTTGCCCTCTGAGATATTTCCATCTGAGGGATGGCAAGAATCTTATCCTTAAACTTTCAGGTAACAAAAACCTTATCAGAAAGGGGTGTCTGTTTCCCTCCCTCAATTTTTGAAGGGAACTCCATCTGGAAAATTATAAGGCAAAGGCCTCCATTTTGGTTGGATGTAACCACAAGCCTCTTTAGAAGATTCTTATGCCAGGGATTAGgtgatatttaaagaaatatgaatGAAGGGTTGGAATTCATAGCATGAACCTGTTTTGAAGTGGGGGAGAGTGTTAAAGAGAGCTTCCAAAAGCCTTGTTCTATGTCTAGATGCATGTGCTAGGAATGGGGATATAAGACAGTCTGCAGTCTCATGACCCAGTGAAAAACACCTTTTCACCTCTTCTAACaaaggaagttttttttcttttttttttctggataagCTTCCACCATTTTACCAATAGGCTCATCCTTTGGTTATTCTCCAAATTTTCTCATATTGAGCAGTCTCAATGTTAGTAGCTGCTAAGATCATAACCATAACAGGATCCTTTTAAACAGGGTCTGCttgctcttccccttccctttgtaCTGAAAGAACGCTGCTGCCCACCAGAAGCTTCTCTTTTCCTCAATAAGACTCATACCAAAAGACTAGTCTTTTCAGTCTCTAGTATAGAGTTGATTCTCCCATTCCAGATTGTTTTTATAAATTAGCTTCTAAATAGGGTCAGAAAACACTAACATCCTGGAAATTTTTGAttcaacaagagaaagaaatccaaACAATTTCCCTTTATTCTACTCTTAGTATTGCATTGCTTTTGTCTGCCTGGAGCAGGGCCTTAAAAGTTCTAATGTTGGGGCcagtctttctcttttcacttcttGTGATGGTCTTCCCTATTTTGAAGACTGTCTAGAAGAATaactttcccttttaaaaaaagtaaccttccttcttagaatcagtactgtatatgtggtaagagctagacagtggggattaaatgacttgctcagggtcacacagctaggaagaatctgaggtcatatttgaaccaaggaccttccaGCACTAGACACGAACTACAGCCACTGAGTCACCCATCTGCCCCCAAGATTAACTTTCAGAGACCACTTCTGTTTTGGGGTTGCTAGGAGGATAAGAaaattcttattttgtttctcttcatGTGCACTtggtttatttccttcctatttcaATAGGTCTGCTCCAGCACAGCCACCCACACCAGGGGCCCCAGAAGGGGGTGCTCCAGGTGGGGGGCCATCTCCCAACACAACTAGTAACAGACGGCTGCAGCAAACGCAAGCACAAGTGGAAGAGGTAGGTGAAGGCTTTTTGGTTTCCCTATTAGTGATGCAAGTCACAGGCATTAATAAATTAAGGCATAGATTATGGAAACTCTAAATGGAATGAGAGACTTTGATGATATAGTacagtcttctcattttacaaatgagcaaactgaggcccaaagtggTGGTTTATCCATGCCATCAGTTAGTAGCAGAGCCAAAACTAACATTCAAGTACTTTGACATTTTTTGGACCAATGCTTTTGGCATTACACTTACTTTTATCCCTCAGGTGGTGGATATCATGCGTGTGAATGTGGACAAGGTCCTGGAAAGGGATCAGAAGCTGTCTGAATTGGATGACCGTGCAGACGCCTTGCAGGCAGGAGCATCACAATTTGAGAGCAGTGCTGCCAAGCTAAAGAGGAAGTACTGGTGGAAAAATTGTAAGGTAAACTTTCTTGcctattctctccttccttgggCCTAATATCATCTACTACTACCATCTAGGCCCTACTTTTCACCTATCTGAGTGATGGTTAGTTGTTcttgaaaaactgttctaaagaATTTTAGAAGTCTTCAGACCCTCCCATTTTCTCTAAGTAGCCTTAGAGAATATTTTACCGACTGGCTATAATACCCTCATGTTGTCCAGAAGGCTATTCTGGAGCTCCAAGAATTGAATTGGTGACTTGGGAAGAGATACTTTGAGGTAGCTTTTGATTGGTTGGAGAAGACATAGGGGAAGAGATTTTTCTCTCAAAGAGATTGAATTTAGGACTCATAGCTCCCACATCTGTGCTGGCTCATTCCATAAATGAGGCATATCAGGACAGAAAGACCCAACttaattctcctttcttttacttactggctgtgtgactgacAAAGTTTCACTGATGCTTGTCTgatcctttgtttccttctttgtaaatgGGAGATAATCAATTCTGCTCTAAGAGCTCAGTTGTATAATGCTTCAGAGTGCTTTGCTCATCTTAATCTCAGAATACTACAGAAATATGAGTTCTTAGAGTATGTTTTAGggcattttcagatgaggagtgTTGTACTGTGACTTCCAAAAATTGTGTCAGAAATATTTTCACTAAGTTATTCCAAATCATTCAGCTTCCTCCTAAAAAGATAATGCTATCTTACATCCTAGCCAAAATTCCTGGGAAGACTCACTGTGGGTCTGTTTTCTCTAAAATAGTTGGTAACCAAAGGCCTACTTAATTTTTTGGCACCagaaaagtcctttttttttacatcattgtttttaaaatgcacataGAAATCTAGTCTAACCTATACCCAAAAAAGTATTTCCCACTAGGATAGGAGACAGCTATTCTGATTATTTTTACATGCTTTCTTCATGGGCTGGGAGGAAGTTAAGGTTGCATTTCCTTCTGTAGTGCAAGAAAGGAGAGATACTAGTAACTGTGGAAGCTTACAAGTAGCTTGAAGAGCTTGAAGTTAGGAGAAATCCCCTTTTAGTTCAGCAGGTCTGAAGGAGTTTAGTTGGTtgagggtggagggaagagggagttGGGTTGGTGGGAGTCAATACTGATTCTAGTACCTTGCTGCTATATCAGGGGAAGGTATGCTCCCAGACACAAGTTTCTGTGAAAATATTCAGGCACCTCTGAATAAGTCTAAGTTGAGATCTGGATGTTTCCCCATAGAAACACTGTTATTCTTGGTGGGTAGGGGaacaatttcattacaaaaacaaatTCCAAGTAAGTAGAGATTTAAATGTTTGGAATCCACCCTATTAGTGACTTCCTAATTAACTGCTTCAGAATGAACACAAAaatctacaaagaaaaatgaaccaGCATCACTGTTTGCAACTGTAACTTAACAATTTTATAGAACTCAGAGGCTATTTTCTCAGACCACAGTAAACATAGAGAAGGCATCCAAGGATCTAGCCTGGTTGAATAGCTTACCAAGCAGATATCAGAAGAGCAAACTTCTGCATGACACATTGACTGTCCCAATATTTCCACAGTTGCCTTGAAGAATGGGGAATTTCTTCTCCTTTGTAGTTTAAGAAAAGGCAATCCTGGATCTTCTGATTCTTCTGATTAGATGGGCTCACTCtctatttcctttgttttctcagATGATGATCATGATGGGAGCCATTTGTGCCATCATCGTGGTAATTATTGTAAGTAAGTATCATTGAAATCATTGATGGGGGTGAACAGGTGGGAAAGTCCCAGAATCTTCTTTCCCTGCCTGCCTAGGGAACTGGAGGTGATCTGGGTGAGGTATGGATTAACCATCTCCTGTTGTGGGACCGAGAAGCTGATGTGGTGGGGTTGAAGTGGCGGGGCCAGTGAACAGGACATAGGCACACCTTGGTGCTGGGCAAGCCCTTCCTCAGTAAGATTTTGAAGGGGCCCATATCTCTTGTGTTTTAAGGAAGAGGGATCTTGGTCAGAGGGGAACACTGGGGACAGGTCTGTGCCTAACAGACTTGAATGCCTAGTAACTTGGTTAATTTGCCCTCTTGttttttcctgtctctttctATCCATGCCTTCCTGATTTCCTGTCTGCagtctatttttttacttaaTGTGCCACCCttccttcacccccccccccccttcagaaCTCATCCCCTTTTCCACTGTTCATTTCCCAGCAGACCCGATCCATCCACCTTGTCCTTACCCAGGCgccttcatttcctcctctttagTTGCTTTGGTTTGTACTTAACTTCTCAACACTGGAAATGCTGCTCTTAGGGTGGCTGCATTCTCACCTCATGAAGCACAAGCAGCCAGTGTTTGGCCCCTTCTCTACAGAAACACTCGTGCCCAAACCACAGGAAGCAGAGTGGAGGTCAAGGGAAAAGCAAGTCTGCCTAGATAAAGTCCACAGGAAGCTATCTGCTTGGGTGGGAGTAAGGACTACAGGGGCCCAGGCAATTGGGTGTGCGGATCAGTGAGAAGAGAGGGCAATGGCTGTCTACTCAGAAGCTACCCTCACCTCACCCACCTCCTACTACAGCCTCTCAGTTAGCTCAGCAGTGTTACAAGGTGGAGAAAACTTCCCCTGTATAACTGGCTGTTTGGGGCCATCAGAAATCACATTAGtgattttgattttgcagtatATCTTTATGAGTTTTGGAGTTGGGGACAGTGAAGTGCAGGgtatgatcattatttttatattaagtaCAATACTCACAGGCCTACAAGGCCCTGAGTTGTGTCCACTCCTGGTGTGTTCCTGATGCAAGGTGTTTTTTAGAAAATTTCCCCtccttgctgctgctgctttcaGTTTGGCCCGGGGTCTTCCACTGCTGCCATTCTATTTACCACAGAATTGGTGGGTTTGGACACTTTTTCCTTTAATTCAGAAAACATTGGAGCACTATTTTGCTCAGTTTGCTTTTCATTTAGAAGTGGTACCTAGAGGCTGGTAAGATGTGAGGTCAACTCTTAGAAGACAAATCTAATAGTGTGAGTCTGAGGGGACACAGAAATTCCCTTTGTGGTCAGAATTTGGTACTCTTGGTCAATCATTGTAAAGTCATTGTAAAGATGATAACCAAAAAAAATGTGCCCAGAGAACTTAAGGTAAAGGACCTCATTCAACTGTAACATGTCAGTCAACAGTCATTGATGAAgtgtacctactatgtaccaggcactgagctaagcactggggatacaaagcaaAGAACTAAACAGTCCCTGTCTGTCTTCAAAGCATTCATTTTCTACTCTGGGAAGATGCTAGATGAATGACTTAGTATAGATAGAAGATAGTCTCAGAAAGAAGGCCCTGGGGTGGGAGTGAATGAGGCAGAAAGTTTCCTGAGAAAGAAGGTCACCAAGGTTTGGCTGAAAAGTTGCAGCTTTACTGTATTAGAtggttttttctcctttccctttggtAGCAGGAAAGTGAAGGTTTGAGAACTGGAGATCCCTGATATCTCAGGAAAGTCCTTCCTCAGCTTTGCCCCATTGTAATACCAAAGACAGGGATGTGGTAAAAGGCCCAGCCTGGAACCTAGGGCTATAACACTTTTCAGGGAAGTCCATTGTATATGCTAGACCAGTATATTCCTGTTGTGGGTGACTGCTGTAGCTATTAGCTGTGTGGCTGTTCTAACATTTAGGATTTCTTTCGC contains these protein-coding regions:
- the LOC100014763 gene encoding vesicle-associated membrane protein 1 isoform X12, which gives rise to MSAPAQPPTPGAPEGGAPGGGPSPNTTSNRRLQQTQAQVEEVVDIMRVNVDKVLERDQKLSELDDRADALQAGASQFESSAAKLKRKYWWKNCKMMIMMGAICAIIVVIIVIYFFT
- the LOC100014763 gene encoding vesicle-associated membrane protein 1 isoform X13, which gives rise to MSAPAQPPTPGAPEGGAPGGGPSPNTTSNRRLQQTQAQVEEVVDIMRVNVDKVLERDQKLSELDDRADALQAGASQFESSAAKLKRKYWWKNCKMMIMMGAICAIIVVIIVSKYH
- the LOC100014763 gene encoding vesicle-associated membrane protein 1 isoform X11 — encoded protein: MRGCPSIGKWLNKLWYLLVMEYYCAKRNNELEEFHVKKSAPAQPPTPGAPEGGAPGGGPSPNTTSNRRLQQTQAQVEEVVDIMRVNVDKVLERDQKLSELDDRADALQAGASQFESSAAKLKRKYWWKNCKMMIMMGAICAIIVVIIVIYFFT
- the LOC100014763 gene encoding vesicle-associated membrane protein 1 isoform X9; translated protein: MRGCPSIGKWLNKLWYLLVMEYYCAKRNNELEEFHVKKSAPAQPPTPGAPEGGAPGGGPSPNTTSNRRLQQTQAQVEEVVDIMRVNVDKVLERDQKLSELDDRADALQAGASQFESSAAKLKRKYWWKNCKMMIMMGAICAIIVVIIVTAAATAGTRPRGLPQSWMSVLWL
- the LOC100014763 gene encoding vesicle-associated membrane protein 1 isoform X10, which produces MRGCPSIGKWLNKLWYLLVMEYYCAKRNNELEEFHVKKSAPAQPPTPGAPEGGAPGGGPSPNTTSNRRLQQTQAQVEEVVDIMRVNVDKVLERDQKLSELDDRADALQAGASQFESSAAKLKRKYWWKNCKMMIMMGAICAIIVVIIVMCTWKKEVR